The following coding sequences are from one Leptolyngbya sp. NIES-3755 window:
- a CDS encoding hypothetical protein (similar to AA sequence:cyanobase_aa:Cyan7425_1383), translating into MQKLVSLSPIAQLSSLLTSGNIVAFNVGFDGTIYLVLALNPLDYRAEQPGGASFAKTIPDTPQIYRVVAVQENQITLDRTITGETFNIHDIQSLPPSELLLVCSRSYRKSPDDFEKNGRIYNLDGDFKREILLGDGIQSVQVMADGTIWTSFFDEGIFGNYGWDDPIGSSGLVAWDAAGRKVYEFEPTQDLDSICDCYALNVASDVDVWLYYYTEFPLVHLRQQKVQSFWEMPIEGSNGFAIFGDRALFRGGYDDQDTYYVFSLPHKGKVKLIKKFQFTDETGEKLIAERVIGRGSSLYLLSRRSLYQADMLKIEEVWQ; encoded by the coding sequence ATGCAAAAACTCGTTTCACTGTCCCCGATCGCCCAGTTAAGTTCGCTCCTGACCAGCGGAAACATTGTTGCCTTTAACGTCGGTTTTGATGGAACGATTTATCTCGTACTTGCGCTTAACCCGCTAGATTACCGCGCCGAACAGCCAGGAGGGGCAAGCTTCGCAAAAACGATTCCTGATACACCTCAAATTTACCGAGTGGTCGCAGTTCAGGAAAATCAGATTACGCTCGATCGTACAATCACAGGCGAAACTTTCAATATTCACGACATCCAATCCCTTCCGCCAAGCGAATTGCTGCTTGTTTGCAGCCGTTCTTATCGCAAAAGCCCAGACGATTTTGAGAAGAATGGTCGTATTTATAACCTTGATGGAGACTTCAAGCGAGAAATTCTACTGGGTGACGGGATTCAATCCGTACAAGTCATGGCGGATGGGACGATTTGGACAAGCTTTTTCGATGAGGGAATTTTCGGAAATTATGGATGGGATGATCCAATTGGTTCGTCTGGGCTAGTCGCTTGGGATGCCGCAGGTAGGAAAGTGTACGAATTTGAGCCGACACAGGATTTGGATTCTATTTGTGATTGCTATGCGTTGAATGTGGCATCAGATGTAGATGTCTGGTTGTACTACTACACAGAATTTCCACTGGTTCACCTACGTCAACAGAAGGTTCAATCATTTTGGGAGATGCCGATCGAGGGCAGCAATGGATTTGCGATTTTTGGCGATCGAGCTTTGTTTCGGGGTGGATACGACGACCAAGACACGTATTATGTGTTTTCTCTCCCACACAAAGGTAAAGTTAAACTGATCAAGAAATTCCAGTTCACGGATGAGACTGGAGAAAAGCTGATTGCAGAGCGTGTGATTGGCAGAGGAAGTTCGCTCTATCTTCTGAGTCGTAGATCACTCTATCAAGCTGATATGTTAAAGATTGAGGAAGTCTGGCAGTAG
- a CDS encoding hypothetical protein (similar to AA sequence:cyanobase_aa:glr3131), giving the protein MTAQSIIQSHQPEYQTIQLGQAILSLPNGIDMKPYVRQLLRVELEAIQNPIARAAIERGLNEATTDEDFSSLLETFHLLSSPANADRLITTLERSTANETRSQSVEEFRQEMGPGEETL; this is encoded by the coding sequence ATGACTGCTCAAAGCATCATCCAGAGTCATCAACCCGAATATCAAACCATTCAGTTAGGGCAGGCAATCTTGTCGCTCCCTAATGGTATTGACATGAAGCCTTATGTGCGGCAATTGTTGAGAGTTGAGCTTGAAGCGATTCAAAACCCGATCGCAAGAGCCGCGATCGAGAGAGGTCTGAACGAAGCGACTACTGACGAAGATTTTTCCAGTCTGCTCGAAACGTTTCACTTGCTGAGTTCTCCCGCGAATGCCGATCGCTTAATCACAACTTTGGAGCGTTCAACAGCGAACGAAACGCGATCTCAGTCGGTAGAAGAATTCAGACAGGAGATGGGACCTGGCGAAGAAACGCTCTAA